A window from Methylocystis sp. MJC1 encodes these proteins:
- a CDS encoding HRDC domain-containing protein, with amino-acid sequence MRSLPGRPVGLAGSGERFGASHSSRGGEPARAFLRRGNRRAVAVALGPPRGPFRTNRAPRQSAHGCADAAQRALQAERGKIAKKRRLAPRRIASDEALAALATARPRRIDDPLFQGVEEPGAFLGVIEKANAEG; translated from the coding sequence ATGCGATCATTGCCGGGGCGGCCCGTTGGCCTGGCCGGGTCGGGCGAGCGCTTTGGCGCTTCACATTCAAGTCGCGGCGGCGAGCCGGCTCGCGCATTTCTCAGGCGAGGAAATCGACGAGCCGTCGCCGTCGCCCTCGGCCCTCCAAGAGGCCCTTTTCGAACCAACCGCGCCCCACGCCAAAGCGCTCACGGTTGCGCAGACGCGGCTCAGCGCGCGCTACAGGCCGAACGAGGCAAAATCGCCAAAAAGCGCCGCCTCGCCCCCCGTCGCATCGCCAGCGACGAGGCCCTTGCCGCCCTCGCTACAGCGCGGCCGCGCCGAATCGACGACCCGCTGTTTCAAGGCGTCGAGGAGCCGGGCGCTTTTCTGGGCGTCATCGAGAAGGCGAATGCCGAGGGGTGA
- the acnA gene encoding aconitate hydratase AcnA produces MTSLDSFKSRQKLVVGDKTYDYFSLRAAEANGLEGVSKLPYSLKVVLENLLRNEDGRWITKDTIHSFAKWLTEKGKTEREIAFSPARVLMQDFTGVPAVVDLAAMRDAFVALGGDPQKINPLVPVDLVIDHSVIVDEFGTPKAFEQNVELEYERNGERYRFLKWGQSAFHNFRVVPPGTGICHQVNLEYLAQTVWTRTEKADGAAVEVAYPDTLVGTDSHTTMVNGLAVLGWGVGGIEAEAAMLGQPLSMLAPEVIGFKLTGAPKEGVTATDVVLTVTQMLRKKGVVGKFVEFYGEGLNHLSLADRATIANMAPEYGATCGFFPVDAETLAYLNMSGRAAERIALIEAYTLAQGMLRSANSPDPEFTDTLSLDLAEVAPSLAGPKRPEGRVPLEEIGKAFETALAGEYKKDGGLGPRYKVEGTNYDLGHGDVVIAAITSCTNTSNPSVLIGAGLLARNAVAKGLKVKPWVKTSLAPGSQVVGQYLANSGLQKSLDELGFNLVGFGCTTCIGNSGPLPAPVSKTVNAHDLVAASVLSGNRNFEGRVNPDVQANYLASPPLVVAFALAGTVATDLTKEPLGQGSDGQPVYLRDIWPSSAEIDSFIRDNVTRDLFRETYANVFAGDEHWRAVAAPAGETYGWDDKSTYVRNPPYFVGLAKQPKPVTDIVGARILALFGDKITTDHISPAGSIKAASPAGKWLMDNGVAQKDFNQYGTRRGNHEVMMRGTFANIRIKNNMMKDAHGVVPEGGLTKYYPGGETLSIYDAAMRYQKDGAPLVVFAGAEYGNGSSRDWAAKGTALLGVRAVIAQSFERIHRSNLVGMGVLPLTFEPGTSWASLGLTGEETVAIRGLEKGLAPRQTLAAEITFPDGKVVSAPLLLRIDTFDELEYFKNGGILPYVLRQLAS; encoded by the coding sequence ATGACTTCGCTCGACAGTTTCAAATCCCGCCAAAAGCTCGTCGTGGGGGATAAAACCTATGATTATTTCTCGCTGAGAGCGGCGGAGGCGAACGGGCTCGAAGGGGTCTCCAAGCTCCCCTATTCGCTCAAGGTCGTTCTCGAAAATCTGCTGCGCAACGAGGACGGGCGCTGGATCACCAAGGACACGATCCACTCCTTCGCTAAATGGCTGACCGAGAAGGGCAAGACCGAGCGCGAGATCGCCTTTTCGCCGGCCCGCGTGCTCATGCAGGATTTCACCGGCGTGCCCGCAGTGGTCGATCTCGCGGCGATGCGCGACGCTTTTGTTGCGCTCGGCGGCGACCCGCAGAAGATCAATCCGCTCGTGCCGGTCGATCTCGTGATCGACCATTCGGTCATCGTCGACGAGTTCGGGACGCCCAAGGCCTTCGAGCAGAATGTCGAGCTCGAATATGAGCGCAACGGCGAGCGTTACCGCTTCCTGAAATGGGGCCAGTCGGCCTTCCATAATTTCCGCGTCGTGCCGCCGGGCACCGGCATCTGCCATCAGGTCAATCTCGAATATCTCGCGCAGACGGTCTGGACCCGCACGGAGAAAGCCGATGGTGCGGCCGTCGAGGTCGCCTATCCCGATACGCTCGTCGGCACCGATTCGCACACGACCATGGTCAACGGCCTTGCGGTGCTCGGCTGGGGCGTCGGCGGCATCGAGGCGGAGGCCGCCATGCTCGGCCAGCCGCTCTCCATGCTCGCGCCCGAGGTGATCGGCTTCAAGTTGACCGGCGCGCCCAAGGAAGGCGTCACTGCGACCGACGTGGTGCTCACCGTCACGCAGATGCTGCGCAAAAAGGGCGTCGTCGGCAAATTCGTCGAATTCTATGGCGAGGGCCTCAACCATTTGTCGCTCGCCGACCGCGCGACCATCGCCAATATGGCGCCGGAATATGGCGCGACCTGCGGCTTCTTCCCCGTCGACGCCGAGACGCTCGCCTATCTCAATATGTCCGGCCGCGCCGCCGAGCGCATCGCGCTGATCGAGGCCTATACGCTGGCGCAGGGCATGCTGCGCAGCGCGAATTCACCCGATCCGGAATTCACCGACACCCTGTCCCTCGACCTCGCCGAGGTCGCGCCGTCGCTCGCAGGCCCCAAGCGCCCGGAAGGCCGTGTGCCGCTGGAGGAGATCGGCAAGGCCTTTGAGACCGCGCTCGCCGGCGAATATAAGAAGGACGGCGGGCTCGGGCCGCGCTACAAGGTCGAGGGGACGAATTACGACCTCGGCCATGGCGACGTCGTCATCGCCGCCATCACCTCCTGCACCAATACCTCGAACCCGAGCGTGCTGATCGGCGCAGGGCTTCTGGCGCGCAACGCCGTTGCCAAGGGCCTAAAGGTGAAGCCCTGGGTGAAGACCTCGCTCGCGCCCGGAAGCCAAGTGGTCGGGCAATATCTTGCCAACTCCGGCCTGCAGAAGTCGCTCGACGAGCTGGGCTTCAATCTCGTGGGCTTCGGCTGCACGACCTGCATCGGCAATTCCGGGCCGCTGCCGGCTCCGGTCTCGAAGACCGTCAACGCCCATGACCTCGTCGCGGCCTCGGTGCTCTCCGGCAACCGCAATTTCGAGGGCCGCGTGAACCCCGACGTGCAGGCGAATTATCTCGCTTCGCCGCCGCTCGTCGTCGCTTTCGCGCTCGCGGGCACGGTCGCCACCGATCTGACGAAGGAGCCGCTGGGTCAGGGCTCGGACGGCCAGCCGGTTTACTTGCGCGATATTTGGCCGTCGAGCGCCGAGATCGACTCCTTCATCCGCGACAACGTCACGCGCGACCTCTTCCGCGAGACTTACGCCAATGTCTTCGCGGGCGACGAACATTGGCGCGCCGTGGCGGCCCCCGCCGGCGAAACCTACGGCTGGGACGACAAATCCACCTACGTCCGCAACCCGCCCTATTTCGTTGGCCTCGCCAAGCAGCCCAAGCCCGTCACCGATATCGTCGGCGCGCGCATCCTCGCGCTCTTCGGCGACAAGATCACCACCGACCATATTTCCCCGGCCGGCTCCATCAAGGCCGCCTCGCCCGCGGGCAAATGGCTGATGGACAATGGCGTGGCGCAGAAGGACTTCAACCAATACGGGACGCGGCGCGGCAACCATGAAGTCATGATGCGCGGCACCTTCGCCAATATCCGCATTAAGAACAACATGATGAAGGACGCCCATGGCGTCGTGCCCGAGGGCGGCCTCACCAAATACTATCCCGGCGGCGAAACGCTTTCGATCTACGACGCCGCCATGCGCTACCAGAAGGACGGCGCGCCGCTCGTCGTCTTCGCCGGCGCCGAATATGGCAATGGCTCGTCGCGCGACTGGGCGGCGAAGGGCACGGCGCTGCTCGGCGTGCGCGCCGTGATCGCGCAGAGCTTCGAGCGCATCCACCGCTCCAATCTCGTCGGCATGGGCGTGCTGCCGCTGACCTTCGAGCCTGGAACGAGCTGGGCGTCGCTCGGCCTGACCGGCGAGGAGACCGTGGCTATTCGCGGGCTCGAAAAAGGACTTGCGCCCCGCCAAACGCTGGCCGCCGAGATCACCTTCCCCGATGGCAAGGTCGTGTCCGCCCCGCTCCTCTTGCGGATCGATACGTTCGACGAATTGGAATACTTCAAAAACGGGGGCATTCTGCCTTACGTGCTGCGACAACTCGCCTCGTAA
- a CDS encoding TolC family outer membrane protein, translating into MRHARRALLIALCLTASTAWAETLDGALLRAYNNSPVLNSGRAGVRALDEKVPQARSGLRPRANASLYLGKQENRAVTRQIDEDLVDPAFTRVQTKSIQTGGSMPRSASLTVEQPVFDGFKTHNATRMAETNVFAGRARLRLTEQRVLFNAAAAYMNVLRDTAALKLQENNVSVLAEQLRQTKERYNYGQITLTDVAQAEARLAAGRSLVGQARAALEASIGVYRQTIGVEPKTLSPGAAIDRLIPKTREEVERIALAEHPVILAALHDADAADIDIKVIEADFMPRFSIVGNVFTQTDISGVYNRNIGASIGGRLNVPIYEGGLTFSQVREAKETAGQRRLDVDVARADVIALVRANWGALQAAKTQIAAAQTQIAAAERALYGVREEAKAGQRTTLDILNAQQELLNARINLVFAQRERVVASYAVLAAMGRLSTETLALGEWQYDPAVHFEQVKDSWVGTATPDAGR; encoded by the coding sequence GTGAGACACGCGCGCCGCGCCCTTCTCATTGCGCTCTGTTTGACAGCGTCGACGGCGTGGGCCGAGACGCTCGATGGCGCCTTGCTGCGCGCTTACAACAATAGCCCTGTGTTGAACTCCGGTCGCGCCGGCGTGCGCGCCCTCGACGAGAAAGTGCCGCAGGCGCGCTCGGGCCTACGCCCGCGCGCCAATGCAAGTCTTTATCTCGGCAAACAGGAGAATCGCGCCGTCACGCGGCAGATCGACGAGGATCTTGTCGACCCGGCCTTCACCCGCGTCCAGACCAAAAGCATTCAGACAGGGGGCAGCATGCCCCGCTCGGCGAGCCTCACGGTCGAGCAGCCCGTCTTCGACGGCTTCAAGACGCACAACGCCACACGCATGGCGGAGACGAACGTCTTCGCCGGACGCGCGCGCCTGCGCCTGACGGAGCAGCGCGTGCTGTTCAATGCGGCCGCGGCCTATATGAACGTGCTGCGCGACACGGCGGCGCTGAAACTACAGGAAAACAATGTCTCGGTCCTCGCCGAGCAATTGCGCCAGACGAAGGAGCGCTACAACTACGGCCAGATTACGCTGACCGACGTCGCGCAGGCCGAGGCGCGGCTTGCCGCCGGGCGGTCACTCGTCGGCCAGGCGCGCGCGGCGCTCGAGGCGAGCATCGGCGTCTATCGCCAGACGATCGGCGTCGAGCCGAAGACACTATCCCCCGGTGCCGCCATCGACCGCCTGATCCCCAAAACCCGCGAAGAGGTCGAACGCATCGCCCTTGCCGAGCATCCGGTCATTCTCGCCGCTCTGCACGACGCCGACGCGGCCGATATCGACATCAAGGTGATCGAGGCGGATTTCATGCCGAGATTCTCGATCGTCGGCAATGTCTTCACCCAGACGGATATTTCGGGCGTCTATAATCGCAATATCGGCGCGTCGATCGGCGGGCGCCTCAATGTGCCCATCTACGAAGGCGGGCTAACTTTCTCGCAGGTTCGGGAAGCAAAAGAGACCGCGGGGCAGCGCCGGCTCGACGTCGATGTCGCGCGCGCCGACGTCATCGCGCTGGTGCGCGCCAATTGGGGCGCCTTGCAAGCGGCGAAAACGCAGATCGCCGCCGCGCAAACGCAGATCGCCGCGGCCGAGCGCGCGCTCTATGGCGTGCGCGAGGAGGCCAAGGCCGGCCAGCGCACAACGCTCGACATTCTCAATGCGCAGCAGGAATTGCTCAACGCGCGCATCAATCTGGTCTTCGCGCAGCGCGAACGCGTGGTCGCCTCTTACGCTGTGCTCGCCGCCATGGGCAGGCTTTCGACCGAGACTCTCGCCCTCGGCGAGTGGCAATACGACCCAGCGGTTCATTTCGAGCAGGTGAAGGACTCCTGGGTCGGGACCGCCACGCCCGACGCGGGGCGTTGA
- a CDS encoding MDR family MFS transporter, translating to MLAIDDSPPPPAAEMRPIMVGLGLAMLLSALDGTIVVTAMPTIGADLGEPENLPWIVTAYLVASIVVTPLYGKFADVYGRRIMLLAGVATFVLGSVACALAPSMTALALARLVQGMGGGGLIALAQTVIADLVSPRERGRYQTYLAAVFVVASTAGPALGGYFAQYLHWSLIFWINLPLGLAALAMVNSGLKRLPERRHPHRIDYIGAALLTLASGSMVLALGWGGTRYPWASAPIFGLLAFSALSWSAFAWRTRVAQEPLIPMRILSLSIVRNATISSSFGLGASIGLSVVMPIYFEVAAGLSAHDSGLALIPMMAATVVGATISGRLMAVVDHYKFIPLLGLGAGALAAALAAWKVESASLIVLDSLLTIASLGVGTMLPIATVSVQNAVDSRDLGTATATMQFFRQLAAALIVALFGALALGGGRADYIAEARLSPEEAARLAASFKLVFAALAVCMGFSFAFMARMEARPLRGERRH from the coding sequence ATGCTCGCAATCGACGATTCCCCGCCGCCCCCAGCCGCAGAAATGCGGCCGATCATGGTCGGGCTCGGCCTCGCCATGCTGCTGTCGGCGCTGGACGGGACCATTGTCGTCACCGCGATGCCGACGATCGGCGCCGACCTCGGCGAACCCGAGAATCTGCCCTGGATCGTCACAGCCTATCTCGTCGCCTCGATCGTCGTGACGCCGCTCTACGGCAAATTCGCCGACGTCTATGGCAGGCGGATCATGCTGCTGGCCGGCGTTGCGACCTTTGTCCTCGGCTCGGTCGCCTGCGCGCTTGCCCCGAGCATGACGGCGCTCGCGCTGGCGCGTCTCGTTCAGGGCATGGGCGGCGGCGGATTGATCGCGCTCGCCCAGACCGTCATCGCCGATCTCGTCTCCCCCCGCGAGCGCGGGCGTTACCAGACCTATCTCGCCGCCGTCTTCGTCGTCGCCAGCACCGCCGGGCCGGCGCTCGGCGGCTATTTTGCGCAATATTTGCACTGGTCGCTGATCTTCTGGATCAATCTGCCGCTCGGCCTCGCCGCGCTCGCCATGGTCAATTCCGGACTGAAGCGCCTGCCCGAGCGACGCCATCCGCATCGCATCGATTACATCGGCGCTGCGCTTCTGACGCTGGCGTCCGGCTCAATGGTGCTCGCCCTCGGCTGGGGCGGGACACGCTACCCTTGGGCCTCGGCGCCGATCTTCGGCCTGCTTGCGTTTTCGGCCCTGTCCTGGAGCGCTTTCGCCTGGCGCACGCGCGTCGCGCAAGAGCCTTTGATCCCCATGCGGATCTTGAGCCTCTCGATCGTGCGCAACGCCACCATTTCGAGCTCCTTCGGGCTCGGCGCCTCCATCGGGCTCTCGGTCGTCATGCCGATCTACTTCGAGGTCGCGGCGGGCCTGAGCGCGCACGACTCCGGCCTGGCGCTCATTCCGATGATGGCCGCCACGGTTGTCGGCGCGACGATCTCCGGCCGGCTGATGGCCGTAGTCGATCACTATAAGTTCATCCCTTTGCTGGGGCTCGGGGCGGGCGCGCTCGCCGCCGCGCTCGCCGCCTGGAAAGTCGAGAGCGCCTCGCTTATCGTGCTCGACAGCTTGCTCACCATCGCCTCCCTGGGCGTGGGGACAATGCTGCCGATTGCGACCGTCTCGGTGCAGAACGCCGTAGATTCGCGCGATCTGGGCACCGCCACGGCGACGATGCAGTTCTTCCGCCAGCTCGCCGCGGCGCTCATCGTCGCGCTTTTCGGCGCGCTGGCGCTGGGCGGCGGGCGGGCCGATTACATCGCGGAAGCCAGGCTCTCGCCCGAGGAAGCGGCGCGGCTCGCCGCGAGCTTCAAGCTCGTCTTCGCTGCGCTGGCCGTCTGCATGGGCTTCTCCTTCGCCTTCATGGCGCGGATGGAAGCACGTCCCCTGCGTGGCGAGCGGCGACACTGA
- a CDS encoding DUF1289 domain-containing protein, with protein sequence MIPSPCNKICTLNSANVCIGCGRTREEIGSWSQLADPEKKRVAERAKARLESMAGRKRPIK encoded by the coding sequence ATGATCCCCAGCCCCTGCAATAAAATCTGCACGCTCAACTCCGCCAATGTCTGCATCGGCTGCGGCCGCACGCGCGAGGAAATCGGAAGCTGGTCCCAGCTCGCCGACCCCGAGAAAAAGCGCGTCGCCGAGCGCGCCAAGGCGCGCCTCGAATCAATGGCGGGCCGAAAGCGCCCCATAAAATGA
- a CDS encoding peroxiredoxin has product MTIKAGDRIPDVTLTIMGKNGPEPIKTSDYFKGRKVALFSVPGAFTPTCHAKHLPGFVAKYDALKAKGVDAVAVTAVNDVFTLDAWLKDRGAEGKIDGLADGSATFAKATGLELDLTDFGLGVRGKRYSAVVNDGVVEWINVEENSSVATVSSAEATLEKL; this is encoded by the coding sequence ATGACCATCAAAGCCGGCGATAGAATTCCCGACGTTACCCTCACCATCATGGGCAAGAACGGCCCGGAGCCGATCAAGACCTCAGATTATTTCAAAGGCCGCAAGGTCGCGCTCTTCTCGGTGCCGGGCGCCTTCACGCCCACTTGTCACGCCAAGCACCTGCCGGGCTTCGTCGCGAAATATGACGCGCTGAAAGCCAAGGGCGTCGACGCCGTGGCGGTGACCGCCGTCAACGACGTCTTCACGCTCGACGCCTGGCTCAAGGACCGCGGCGCCGAGGGCAAGATCGACGGCCTCGCCGATGGCTCGGCGACGTTCGCCAAGGCGACGGGGCTGGAGCTCGATCTGACCGATTTCGGCCTCGGCGTTCGCGGCAAACGCTATTCTGCGGTGGTCAACGACGGGGTCGTCGAATGGATCAACGTCGAAGAGAATTCGAGCGTGGCGACCGTCTCCAGCGCCGAAGCGACGCTGGAAAAGCTCTGA
- a CDS encoding efflux RND transporter permease subunit codes for MMQRIIAFSVHSRWLVVLLVALVGAFGAFALVHLPIDAVPDITNNQVQINARAPALSAFEMEKQVTYPIENALAGIPGLDYTRSLSRNGFAQVTAVFSDGVDIFFARQQVNERVAQAREDFPPQIELRMGPIATGLSEIYMWTVRYAEPHKLANAGEPGWQRDGAYLTPEGAMLRTDVAQESYLRTVQDWIIRPQLRTVPGVAGVDSLGGFMRQYHVQPDPAKLMSLGLSFGDLAATIQKNNVSRGAGYVERNGEGLVVRSGGRLETVEDIANVVATTRNGVPVRVGQIASVAIGKELRTGSASMNGEEVVIGTALMLIGANSRTVSAAVDQKVKAVAKSLPPGIEIKTVLNRTLLVDATIKTVAKNLMEGAGLVILVLFVMLGNFRAAVVTATVIPVTMLMLAIGMYIGKISANLMSLGALDFGLIADGAIIVAENSLRRLSERQHMAGRALTTEERLETVIDSAVEMRRPTVYGQSIIILVYLPILSFSGVEGKMFHPMAMTVIIALLSEFLLSLTFFPAMIALFVSGASEEHDNVIVSALKRSYEPALRWAMEAPVKVMAIGVASFLFAVLLYLNLGQEFIPKLDEKNLAMQANRIPSTSLTQSQAMQIDVENAIRKLPQVDYVFSKTGTAEVATDPMPPNLTDTFIMLKPEDQWPDPHLPKDRLIDDISAEISKLPGNAYEFSQPIQLRFNELLAGVRGDVAVKVFGEDFDAMLKAANQIAAILRATPGATDVKVEQVTGLPVLDIKVDKNAIARYGLSLGAVQDTIGAAIGGEPAGMIFEGDRRFPIFVRLRDNLREDASALETIPVSLPPDAQGRISTIQLKQVASFSTVDGQNQISRENGKRRVVVSANVRGRDIASVVNEARAKVDAKVQIPAGYWIEWGGQFENLAAARARLMIVVPVCFFMIFLLLFSALGSARDALLVFSAVPLALSGGVLALWLRGMPMSVSAAVGFIALSGVAVLNGLVMRTYIHQLMVSGMAERAAIFKGAMTRLRPVTMTALVASLGFVPMALATSTGAEVQRPIATVVIGGLISATVLTLIVLPALYAFFGESKASLAAAREREVV; via the coding sequence ATGATGCAGCGGATCATCGCCTTTTCGGTCCATAGCCGCTGGCTGGTTGTCCTTCTGGTCGCGCTGGTCGGCGCCTTTGGCGCTTTCGCGCTCGTGCATCTGCCGATCGACGCCGTTCCCGACATCACCAATAACCAGGTGCAGATCAACGCCCGCGCGCCCGCGCTCTCCGCTTTCGAGATGGAGAAGCAGGTCACCTATCCGATCGAGAATGCGCTCGCGGGCATTCCAGGCCTCGACTATACGCGCTCGCTCTCGCGTAACGGCTTTGCGCAAGTGACGGCGGTTTTTTCCGACGGCGTCGATATTTTTTTCGCGCGCCAGCAGGTGAATGAACGCGTCGCCCAGGCGCGCGAGGATTTTCCGCCGCAGATCGAATTGCGCATGGGCCCGATCGCAACCGGCCTTTCCGAGATCTACATGTGGACCGTGCGCTACGCGGAGCCGCACAAGCTCGCCAATGCGGGCGAGCCCGGCTGGCAGCGTGACGGCGCCTATCTGACGCCGGAAGGCGCCATGCTGCGCACGGACGTCGCGCAGGAGTCTTATCTGCGCACCGTGCAGGACTGGATCATCCGCCCGCAATTGCGCACGGTGCCGGGCGTCGCCGGCGTCGACTCGCTCGGCGGCTTCATGCGGCAATATCATGTGCAGCCGGACCCTGCGAAGCTGATGTCGCTGGGCCTCTCCTTCGGTGATCTTGCGGCGACGATCCAGAAGAACAACGTCAGCCGCGGCGCCGGCTATGTCGAGCGCAATGGCGAGGGCCTAGTCGTGCGCAGCGGCGGCCGGCTCGAGACTGTCGAAGATATCGCCAATGTCGTCGCCACGACCCGTAACGGCGTGCCCGTGCGCGTGGGCCAGATCGCGAGCGTCGCCATCGGCAAAGAGCTGCGCACCGGCAGCGCCAGCATGAATGGCGAAGAGGTCGTCATCGGCACTGCGCTGATGCTGATCGGCGCCAATAGCCGCACCGTTTCGGCCGCAGTCGATCAGAAGGTGAAGGCGGTCGCCAAATCCCTGCCGCCGGGGATCGAGATCAAGACGGTCCTGAACCGCACGCTGCTGGTCGATGCGACCATCAAGACTGTCGCCAAGAATCTTATGGAGGGCGCCGGACTCGTCATCCTCGTGCTCTTCGTCATGCTCGGCAACTTCCGCGCGGCGGTGGTGACGGCGACGGTCATCCCCGTGACCATGCTGATGCTGGCGATCGGCATGTATATCGGCAAAATCAGCGCCAATCTGATGAGCCTCGGCGCCCTCGACTTCGGCCTCATCGCCGACGGCGCCATCATCGTCGCAGAGAACAGCCTGCGCCGCCTCTCCGAGCGGCAGCATATGGCGGGGCGCGCGCTCACCACCGAGGAACGCCTCGAGACGGTCATCGATTCGGCCGTCGAGATGCGGCGGCCCACCGTCTATGGCCAATCGATCATCATCCTCGTCTATCTGCCGATCCTCAGCTTCTCGGGCGTCGAAGGGAAGATGTTCCATCCGATGGCGATGACCGTCATCATCGCGTTGTTGTCCGAGTTCCTTCTCTCCCTCACCTTTTTCCCCGCGATGATCGCGCTGTTCGTCTCGGGCGCGAGCGAAGAGCATGACAACGTGATCGTGTCGGCGCTCAAGCGCTCCTATGAGCCGGCCTTGCGTTGGGCGATGGAAGCGCCGGTGAAGGTGATGGCGATCGGCGTCGCCTCCTTCCTCTTCGCCGTGCTTCTCTATCTGAACCTCGGGCAGGAGTTCATCCCGAAGCTCGACGAGAAGAATCTCGCCATGCAGGCGAATCGCATTCCGAGCACTTCGCTCACGCAGTCGCAGGCGATGCAGATCGACGTCGAGAACGCCATTCGCAAGCTGCCGCAGGTCGATTACGTCTTCTCCAAGACCGGCACGGCCGAGGTCGCGACCGACCCCATGCCGCCGAATCTGACCGACACTTTCATCATGCTGAAGCCGGAAGATCAGTGGCCCGATCCGCATCTTCCCAAGGACAGACTGATCGACGACATCTCGGCCGAGATCTCGAAGCTTCCCGGCAACGCCTATGAATTTTCGCAGCCCATCCAGCTGCGCTTCAACGAACTTCTCGCGGGCGTGCGCGGCGACGTAGCGGTGAAAGTCTTCGGCGAGGATTTCGACGCCATGCTGAAGGCGGCCAATCAGATCGCCGCCATCCTGCGCGCCACGCCGGGCGCAACCGACGTGAAGGTCGAGCAGGTGACCGGCCTGCCGGTGCTCGACATCAAGGTCGATAAGAACGCCATTGCGCGCTACGGCCTGTCGCTCGGCGCCGTGCAGGACACGATCGGCGCGGCGATCGGCGGCGAGCCGGCCGGCATGATCTTCGAAGGCGACCGCCGTTTCCCGATCTTCGTGCGCCTGCGCGACAATCTGCGCGAGGACGCTAGCGCTTTGGAGACGATCCCGGTCTCCTTGCCGCCCGATGCGCAGGGGCGCATCTCGACCATTCAGCTCAAGCAGGTCGCAAGCTTTTCCACCGTCGACGGGCAGAACCAGATCTCTCGCGAAAACGGCAAGCGGCGCGTCGTCGTCAGCGCGAATGTGCGCGGACGCGACATCGCCTCGGTCGTGAACGAAGCGCGCGCCAAGGTCGACGCGAAGGTGCAGATCCCTGCGGGCTATTGGATCGAATGGGGCGGCCAGTTCGAAAATCTCGCGGCGGCACGGGCGCGGCTCATGATTGTCGTGCCGGTCTGCTTCTTCATGATCTTCCTGCTGCTGTTTTCGGCGCTGGGCTCGGCGCGCGACGCGCTACTCGTGTTCTCGGCCGTGCCCCTTGCATTGTCTGGCGGCGTGCTCGCTCTGTGGCTACGCGGCATGCCCATGTCCGTCTCGGCGGCTGTGGGCTTTATCGCGCTTTCCGGCGTCGCCGTGCTCAACGGCCTCGTCATGCGCACCTATATTCACCAGCTCATGGTGAGCGGGATGGCTGAGCGCGCGGCGATCTTCAAAGGCGCCATGACGCGTCTGCGTCCCGTGACGATGACGGCGCTCGTCGCCTCGCTTGGCTTCGTGCCCATGGCGCTTGCCACCTCGACGGGCGCCGAAGTGCAGCGGCCGATCGCCACCGTCGTCATCGGCGGGCTCATCAGCGCGACGGTGCTCACGCTGATCGTGCTGCCCGCGCTTTACGCCTTCTTCGGCGAGAGCAAAGCCTCGCTCGCCGCCGCGCGCGAAAGAGAGGTCGTGTGA